CAGCATCGTCTCGATCCGGCTGGTCAGTCTCGCTCGCTCGGCGGGTGTCGGGCTCGCGGTCCGGGACGTCTTCGAGCAGCGGACCGTGGCCGGACTGGCCGAGGTCGCCGAGGAACTGGCCCTGTCGGCGCCCGACCCCGACGACTCCGGTGTGGGAGGGGTGGAACCGACCCCGATCATGCGCTGGTTCGACACGCGCGGTGGCGACGTGGACGCGTTCCACCAGGCGATGCTGCTGGAGGCGCCGGCCGAGCTGCGCGAGGAGCACCTCCTCGCGGCCGTTCAGGCGCTCGTGGACCACCACGACGCGCTGCGGCTGACCCGGACTCCGAGCGGTCGGGACGACGGGGGGTGGTCACTCGAGGTCGGCCCGGTGGGCTCCGTGCCGGCCGTGGATCTGGTGCACCGTGTCGAGACCGCCGATGCCGCCGTGGACGCGACGCTGGTCCGCGCACAGGCGGAGGCGGCGTCCGGCCGTCTGTCGGCAGCGCGGGGCGTGCTGATGCAGGTGGTCTGGTTCGACGCCGGACCGGCCGAACGGGGCAGGCTGCTGGTCGTCGTCAACCATCTCGTCGTCGACGGGGTGTCCTGGCGCATCCTGCTCCCCGATCTCATCGCCGCCTGCCAGGCCGCCGGGGCAGGCCGTACGCCGCGGCTGAACCCGGTGGGCACCTCCCTGCGCCGGTGGGCGAGTCTCCTCGCGGCCGAGGCCCGGCGGCCGGCCCGCACCGCGGAGGCGGCGCTGTGGACCGGACTGCTCACGGCGGCCGACCCGCCGCTGACCAGCGGTCGGCTGGACCCCGCGCGGGACACCGTGGGCCGGGCGCGCGCACTTACGCTCTCCCTGCCGCCCGAGGTCACCACCCCGCTCCTGACGTCCGTGCCCACGGCCTTCCACGCGAAGGTCGACGACGTCCTGCTCACCGCGCTCGCCCTGGCGGTCGCCCAATGGCGCCGGAACCACGCCCGAGGCCGCCACACGGCCCTCCTGGTGGACGTGGAGGGACACGGGCGCGAGGAAATCGTCGAGGGCGCGGACCTCTCGCGCACCGTGGGGTGGTTCACCTCGCTGTATCCCGTTCGCGTCGACCCGGGCCCGCTGGCCTGGGAAGAGGTGGTCGGCGGCGGACCGGCGCTCGGGCAGGCCCTGAAACGGGTCAAGGAACAGGTGCGCTCCCTGCCCGACCGGGGCATCGGCTTCGGACTGCTGCGGCACCTCAACCCCGAAACCGGACCGGCACTGGCCGGGCTCGCCGTACCGCAACTCGGATTCAACTACCTCGGCCGGTTCCCCTCAGCGGGCGCCCCCGTGGTCCCGGGCCACCCGCAGTGGACCGTGGCCGCCGAGACCGGTCTGCTGAGCGGCGCCGATCCGGCGACCGCCCTGGCACACGGGCTGGAGGCCAACAGCATGGTCCGCGACGCCCCGGACGGGCCGGAACTGGAGGCCGTCTGGACCTGGGCGCCAGACCTCTGGACCGAACGGGACGTGCGCGCCCTGGCCGACCACTGGTTCCGGGCGATCCGCGGACTGGTCCGGCACGGCGAACGTTCCGGCACCGGCGGTCACAGCCCCTCGGACTTCCCCCTGACCGAACTCAGCCAGCACGACATCGAGCAGCTCGAAGCAGCGTGGAAGGTGCAGAAATGACGTCGTCGGGCCTGGAAGACATCCTCCCCCTCTCCCCGATGCAGGAAGGGCTGCTGTTCCACTCCCGCTACGAGCAGGACGGCGCGGACGTCTACGCGGTACAGCACGTCTTCGCCGTCGAGGGCGCCCTCGACGCGGCACGCCTGCGCGCCGCCGTGCTCGCTCTCGTGCGACGTCACCCGAACCTGCGCGCCGGGTTCCGGCAGGTGGACTCCGGCCGGACCGTGCAGCTGATACCGCGGCAGATCGACCTTCCCTGGGACGAGTTCGACCTGTCGGCCCTCCGTGAAGCTGACGCGGAGGCGGAGCTTGCCCGGCTCGCCGCCAAGGAGCACGCCCGCCGGTTCGACCTGGCCGAGCCGCCTCTGCTGCGCTTCTCTCTGGTGCGCCTCGCCGAGGAGCGCCACCGTCTGATCATGACCACCCACCACATCCTGCTCGACGGCTGGTCGACACCCCTGCTCGTACGCGAGCTGACCGCGCTCTACGACAGCGAGGGCGACACCGGCGCGCTGCCCCGGGTGGTCCCCTACCGTCAGTACCTGGGGTGGCTCGCGCAGCAGG
This portion of the Streptomyces sp. DH-12 genome encodes:
- a CDS encoding condensation domain-containing protein, whose translation is TRLIAYIVPEEVPGTGGTPAGLRESVRQRLPEYMAPSTYVVLDRLPLTANGKLDRAALPEPDAGARVDVPRREPRTARERLLGSLVAQALGVDEVGPDDDFFALGGDSIVSIRLVSLARSAGVGLAVRDVFEQRTVAGLAEVAEELALSAPDPDDSGVGGVEPTPIMRWFDTRGGDVDAFHQAMLLEAPAELREEHLLAAVQALVDHHDALRLTRTPSGRDDGGWSLEVGPVGSVPAVDLVHRVETADAAVDATLVRAQAEAASGRLSAARGVLMQVVWFDAGPAERGRLLVVVNHLVVDGVSWRILLPDLIAACQAAGAGRTPRLNPVGTSLRRWASLLAAEARRPARTAEAALWTGLLTAADPPLTSGRLDPARDTVGRARALTLSLPPEVTTPLLTSVPTAFHAKVDDVLLTALALAVAQWRRNHARGRHTALLVDVEGHGREEIVEGADLSRTVGWFTSLYPVRVDPGPLAWEEVVGGGPALGQALKRVKEQVRSLPDRGIGFGLLRHLNPETGPALAGLAVPQLGFNYLGRFPSAGAPVVPGHPQWTVAAETGLLSGADPATALAHGLEANSMVRDAPDGPELEAVWTWAPDLWTERDVRALADHWFRAIRGLVRHGERSGTGGHSPSDFPLTELSQHDIEQLEAAWKVQK